The Chryseobacterium shigense genome segment ACTGATATCTTTACAGGCCAGATTGACCTTGACGAAAACGGATATATCCTTACGGAAAAAGGATCTACAAGAACCAATCTTCCGGGTGTATTTGCTGCCGGAGACGTTCAGGACCATATCTACAGACAGGCTATTACTGCTGCAGGAAGCGGATGTATGGCGGCTATGGATGCAGAAAAATACCTTGCTGAACTACATTAATATTCAGCTTATCATCATACAAAGCGCGCCCGTTGGGCGCGCTTTTTTATTTACAGGGCTCGGGCTCAAACGAAGTTTGAGCCCGAGCCTTTTCCACCAGCTTCATTCAATCAACAAAGTTGATTGCCCCTTAGCCCCCTTAAAATATAAGGCATCAAAATAAAAACTTTGCGTTAAAAAACAAAAACTACTTCTTCTGAAAAGCAGCCAGTTTCAGCGCATTTTTAATCAGCCTGCCGGGACGGAAGATGGCTTTTACGCTCTTGATGCTTGCCGAGGTTACTTCCTCTGCCGTTTCTTTTCCTTCACTGGAACCACCGGCCTGCAGGGTAAAATATTCTCCTACGTATACTATTTTGCCATCTGCCACATCATCTGCAATTTTGGTGAAGATGGTTTCCAGCACTA includes the following:
- a CDS encoding DNA-binding protein codes for the protein MPITFNIIPRKNIQKPQDPQKYYADIVGNGKTTMDDLAKYAASVSTVSKGDVLVVLETIFTKIADDVADGKIVYVGEYFTLQAGGSSEGKETAEEVTSASIKSVKAIFRPGRLIKNALKLAAFQKK